The genomic segment TCTCCTTGTAACAAGAGGAGATGGCGACTCATACACCCTCATCTGCGGGGAAAGGCGTCTGGAAGCAGCCCGGCAACTCGAACTTGAATTAGTACCGGTGCGGATCATAGAAGCAGGTAAGGAATCAGGTGAGACTATAGCCCTTCAACTGACAGAGAACCTCCAGAGAGAAGATCTGAATCCTATGGATCAGGCGAAGG from the Pseudomonadota bacterium genome contains:
- a CDS encoding ParB/RepB/Spo0J family partition protein gives rise to the protein MSTEQTSAGPEFLYIPIGNIVVLEQVRSNINTESDSFKSLVQSIKDKGILEPLLVTRGDGDSYTLICGERRLEAARQLELELVPVRIIEAGKESGETIALQLTENLQREDLNPMDQAK